From the Comamonas antarctica genome, the window GAGAAACCGGCGCCGACAATTGCAATATGCGCCATGCCAGGCTTTCGAAAGAGGTGGAATCAGGCCATGGGCAGCGCGGGTGCGCGCTGCGGCGCCGCAGCCCACACCGGCAACTGCGCGGTGTCGTCGGCGGCGTGTGTCGCGAAGCGCTCGAGCAGCACATGCATTGCGCCCGCGGTCTGGTCCCAGCACGTGGCCGCCACGACCTGGGCCGCCTCGTCCTGGAACTGCGCGCGCTGCTGCGGCGTGCGCGCCAGCAGGTCCTCGCAGGCGCCGACGAATTCGGCCGGCGAGGCCGCAATCGGCACCACCGTCGCGTATTGCTGCGCGACATCGCGCACCGGCGTGCTGACCACGGGCTTGCCGGCGGCCAGGTATTCGAGCGTCTTGGTCGGACTGATGAAGCGCGTCGAGGCATTGAGCGCAAACGGCATCAGGCAGACATCCCAGCCGGCGAGGAACGCCGGCAGTTCGTCATAGCGCCGCTGGCCCATCCAGTGCAGATTGGGGCGCTGCGGCAGGCGCGCCGCATCGATCTTCACCACCGGCCCGACCATCACGATCTGCCACTCGGGATGGGCATCGGCCAGCGCCGCCACCAGGCCGATGTCCAGCCGTTCGTCGATCACGCCGTAGTAGCCCAGGCGTGGACCGGCAAGGCCGGCCTGGTCGGGATGGTCGTCCAGGCCGCGGCGGCCGAAATGCGCATGGTCGACGCTGCTGGGAAAGCAGTGCACGTCCGCATGCCGCTCGCGCTTGGACTCATAGAGGCTGCGCCCGCCGGTGAACACCAGATCGACCTGGCCGAAGAGCGCCATTTCGCGTGCGATCAGCTCCGGCGGCGCGAAGTCGAAAGCCGCCAGTTCGTCCATGCAGTCATAGACGCTGCCCAGCGGCGTGAGGTCTTGCGCCAGCGGCAGGGCCATCGGCGTGTAGAACCACAGCAGGTATTCGTCGATGCCATGGTCCTCGAGGTATTGGTTGAGCAAGGTGCGCATGCGGTCCATGTGCACGTCGGCGAAGCCCGGAGCATTGCCGGGCACGTGCATGCGCAGCACCTGCACGCCGGCGCAGGGGCTGTAGCGCTCGAGCCAGGTGCGCTCGGCGCCGGTGATCGGCTCTTCGATGAACAGGATGGGATGCGCGGCCGCCAGGCGCGACATCAGCTGCTGCGGGCGCTGGTACACGAAGTCCCAGCGGAGATGAGAGAAAACCAGAAGGCTTGTCATGGGCGTACCAGAGGTGGGTGGAGGAAAACGAAGCGCGTGATCGGGAAACGCCTGCAGCCAGTGCTGCAGGCGCTCGGCATAGGGCTGGCACAGCCGGCGCGTGAGGTCGCCGGCCGCGGCGCCGGGCACATCCCACAGGCCGCTGTGGTGCCAGTGCTCGGGGTCCTGCCAGTCGGGACGGTCGATCAGCGGGTAGAGGCACAGGCCCAGCAGCGGGATGCCCTGCGCATGGCACAGCGCGGCCTCGCCGGCGACATCGTCCAGCCACTGCGCGCGGCCTTCGCCCACATGGCCGGTTTCGCTGATGCACAGCGGCCGCTGGTAGCGCTGCCACAGCGCCGACACCAGTTGATGCAGCGGACGCCGGCGCCGGTCCTGCAGATGCCAATGCAGCCGGGCGTGCGAGCCATGCTCCCACTGG encodes:
- a CDS encoding glycosyltransferase, which translates into the protein MENASFLQPMPRAAGAWRLADVRPHAPLFNSFWMGGFEGADHRNGHGHALDPNLCNGHRARLDEDYAALAGLGIRVVRESIGWRLFDEGGSASLPALGAQARLAARHGIQVIWSLLHYGWPQRLDPFERPDEFIDAFAAHCARVARVLAGVSGPAAIYQPVNEISFLAWAAGHTGLIHPHLPGEPGRGAQLKRVLVRAALRAIDAIWCEAPGARILHTDPAIHVEPPLGAGPGACAAAARECESQFEAWDMLAGRRAPELGGAPRYLDLLGINYYHNNQWEHGSHARLHWHLQDRRRRPLHQLVSALWQRYQRPLCISETGHVGEGRAQWLDDVAGEAALCHAQGIPLLGLCLYPLIDRPDWQDPEHWHHSGLWDVPGAAAGDLTRRLCQPYAERLQHWLQAFPDHALRFPPPTSGTPMTSLLVFSHLRWDFVYQRPQQLMSRLAAAHPILFIEEPITGAERTWLERYSPCAGVQVLRMHVPGNAPGFADVHMDRMRTLLNQYLEDHGIDEYLLWFYTPMALPLAQDLTPLGSVYDCMDELAAFDFAPPELIAREMALFGQVDLVFTGGRSLYESKRERHADVHCFPSSVDHAHFGRRGLDDHPDQAGLAGPRLGYYGVIDERLDIGLVAALADAHPEWQIVMVGPVVKIDAARLPQRPNLHWMGQRRYDELPAFLAGWDVCLMPFALNASTRFISPTKTLEYLAAGKPVVSTPVRDVAQQYATVVPIAASPAEFVGACEDLLARTPQQRAQFQDEAAQVVAATCWDQTAGAMHVLLERFATHAADDTAQLPVWAAAPQRAPALPMA